Within the Nocardioides humi genome, the region GACCGGGAGCTGTCGGGAGCTGACCGGGAGCTGTCGAGAGCTGGCGGGAGCTCGCAGGAGGGTGACCGGCGCCGCGTCGGCCGCGTGTCGCCGCGCGGCCGGCGCGTGGGACGATTAGGTAATGCAAACCTTGGGTGATGCCGCGGCGCTCGCTCCGGAGGGTGTCGTGGTCACCACCGGGCGGTCGCCGCGCGTGCTGATCCTCGTCGGCGCGCTCGTGCTGGTCCTGGCCGGTGTCGTGCTGAGCCTGGCGCTGGGCGTGCGCGAGGTGGCGATCGGCGAGTCCTGGCGGGCGCTGACCGACCCGGTCGCGGGCAACGTCGACCACGCGGTCATCCGCGGCCAGCGGGTGCCGCGCACCGTGATCGCGCTCCTGGCCGGCGCCGCTCTCGGCCTGGCCGGGGTGCTCGCCCAGGGCATCACCCGCAACCCCCTCGCCGACCCCGGCCTGCTCGGCCTCAACTCCGGCGCCGCGCTCGGCATCGTCCTCGCCGCCACCGCCTTCGGTGTGGTCACGCCGCTGGGCGCGGTGTGGTTCGCCTTCGCGGGCGCCGCCGTCGCAGCCGTCACCGTCTTCGCGATCGGCCACGGCCGGCCGGTGCAGCTCGCCCTGGCGGGGGCGACGCTGACCGCGCTGCTGACGCCGATCTCCAACCTGGTGCTGTTCCGCGACGTCGACGCCCTCAACCAGCTCCGCTTCTGGGCGGTCGGCGCGCTCAACGGGCGCGACCTGGACGCGGTGGCGGTGCTCTGGCCGTTCATCGCGGTCGGCGCCGGCATCGCGCTCTTCGTCGCCCACCGGCTCAACGGGCTCGCCCTCGGCGACGACGTGGCGGCCGCGCTGGGCCAGAGCGTCGGCACCACCCGGGCGATCGGGGGCGTCGGGATCATCATGCTCGCCGGCGCGGCCACGGCCCTCGCCGGCCCGATCGCCCTGGTCGGGCTCGCCGTCCCGCACGCCGCCCGCCGCCTGGTCGGCACCGACTACCGCTGGGTCGTGCCGCTGTGCGCGCTGCTCGGGCCGGTCATGCTGCTGACCGCCGACATCGTCGGGCGCCTGGTCAAGGCCGACGAGCTCGAGGCGGGCGTGGTGGCGGCCATCATCGGCGCGCCCGTGCTGATCGCCGTCGCGCGCGGACGACGGGTGGCCGGCCTGTGAGCGCCGCGATGCTCCCCGTCACCCGGATCCGCCGCCGCCACCGGCTGCGCACCCTGACCGTCGTGGTCGTCGGCGTCGCCCTGTGCCTCGGACTGCTGCTGATGACCTTCGGGCTCGGCAAGGCGGGCGTGCCGCCGTCCCGCTCCTTCCCCGCCCTGCTCGGGGTGGGCGACCGGTTCGACCTGCTCGTCGTGCGCGACCTCCGGCTGCCGCGCGCCGCCGCCGCGATCGTCGCCGGCGTCGCGTTCGGGCTGGCCGGCGCGCTCTTCCAGTCCACGTTGCGCAACAACCTCGCCAGCCCCGACATCCTCGGCATCTCCGGCGGCGCCTCGCTCGGCGCCGTCACCGCCGTCGTCGGGTACGGCGCGTCGGGCAGCACCGTCAACCTCGCCGCCTTCGCGGGCGCGCTCGCCGCGGCCGTGGCGATCTGGCTGCTGGCCTGGCGCAACGGGCTGCACGGCATCCGGTTCGTGCTGGTCGGCGTCGGCATCGCCTACCTGTGCGGCTCCCTGATCGCGTGGCGGCTCTCCGAGGCCGAGCTCCGCGAGGCCGGGACCGTGCTGCTGTGGACCGTGGGCAGCGTGGCCGACGTCCGCGACGGCACGCTCGGCATCCTCGCCGTCGGCGTCGCGCTGCTCGTCCTGCTCACCGTGCCGATCGCCCGGGAGCAGCGCGCGCTGGCCCTCGGCGACGAGCACGCCCACGGCCTCGGCCTCGGGCCGACCCGCGCGCGGGCGATGGCGCTGCTGATCGGCGTCGCGCTGGTCGCGCTCGCCACCGCCGTCGCGGGACCGGTCGCGTTCGTCGCCCTCGTCTCGCCGGCGATCGCCCGCCGGCTCGTCGACGACGGCGGCCCGGCCCTGGTGGCCTCCGCCGTCGTGGGCGCCACCTTGACCATCCTCTCCGACGTCGTCGGCCAGTACGCCCTGCCCGGCCTCACCGCGCCGGTCGGCATCGTGACCGGCCTCGTCGGGGCGCCGTACCTGCTGTGGCTGCTGGCCCGGAGCGAAAGGAGGGCGACTGCATGAGCACCGCCATCACCGCCGAGGGCGTCTGCCTCGGCTACCGGGGCCACCCGGTCATCGAGAACCTCGACCTGGAGCTGCCCCCGGGCCGGGTGACCGCCATCGTCGGGCCCAACGCCTGCGGCAAGTCGACCCTGCTGCGCGGCCTGGCGCGCCTGCACCCGCTCAGCGGCGGCCGGGTGACCGTCGACGGCCAGGACGTCGGCTCCCTCTCGCGCCGCGAGCTCGCCCGCCTGCTCGGTGTCCTCCCGCAGTCCTCGATCGCCCCCGACGGGGTGCGGGTCGCCGAGCTCGTCGGTCGCGGCCGGTTCCCCCACCAGGGCTGGTTCGGCCGCCACACCAGCAACGACGACGCCGTGGTCATGCGGTCGCTGGAGGCGACCGGCGTGGCCGACCTCGCCGACCGGCGGCTCGAGGAGCTCTCCGGCGGCCAGCGGCAGCGGGTCTGGATCGCGATGGTGCTCGCCCAGGAGACCGACGCGGTGCTGCTCGACGAGCCGACGACGTACCTCGACGTGACCCACCAGCTCGAGCTCCTCGACCTGCTGACCGACCTCAACGCCGAGCGCGGCACCACCGTCGTCATGGTGCTCCACGAGCTCAACTACGCCGCCCGGTACGCCGACCACATGGTGGTGATGTCCGGCGGCCGGATCGCCGCGCAGGGCGCCCCGGGGGAGGTGCTCACCGTCGACGCGGTGCGCGAGGCCTTCGGCCTGGAGGCCGAGGTGATCGCCGATCCGGTCACCGGCGGGCCGCTGGTCGTGCCGAAGGGGAGGACCAGGCGCGGCGGTCCCGTGCCATTGAGTTAGGTTGTCCTTACCCGTTTCCGAGATCTTTGAGGAGAACCCCGTGCGAATGACGCGCGCCTTCCGCCGCAGCACTGCGCTCGTCGCAGGCCTGGCGGCCGTGCTGGCCCTGGCGGCCTGCGGTCAGGAGAACGACGACAAGGACGCCGGCACGACCACCCTCGAGGTCACCGACGAGTTCCCGATCACCGTGGAGCACGCCTTCGGCGAGACCGTGATCGAGGAGGAGCCGCAACGGGTCGCGACCTGGGGCTGGGGCTCCACCGAGGCGGCGATCGCCTCCGGCGTGTTCCCCGTGGCGATCGCCGAGCAGCTCTGGACCGTCGGCAAGGGCAACCTGCTGCCCTGGGTCGAGGAGGCGTACGACGCCGAGGGCGTCGACCACCCGACGCTGCTGCCCGACGACGGCTCCGGCACGACCGTGCCCTACGACGACTTCATCGCGGCCAAGCCCGACCTGATCCTGGCGCCGTACTCCGGCATCACCGAGGAGCAGTACAAGAAGCTCAACGACATCGCGCCCACGGTGGCCTACCCGGAGGCGCCCTGGACCACCACGTGGCAGGACACCATCAAGATCACCGCGACCGCGCTCGGCCGCAGTGCCCACGGCGACCAGATCCTCGAGGACATCGACACCTTCCTCGCCGGCGAGGCCGAGAAGCACCCCGAGTTCGCCGGCAAGACCATCGCCGCGCTCTACCCGGCGCCCAGCAACATCTCGCTCTACACCGAGCTCGACCCGCGCCTGGCGATCATGACCAAGCTCGGGTTCGACATCGCGCCGAGCGTCGCGAAGCTGGACACCTCCGACGGGGGCTTCTACTTCGACATGAGCTACGAGAAGGTCGACGCCATCGACGCCGACGTCGTGATCACCTACTTCGACGACGACACCCAGGCGGCCGCCTTCCTGGAGGACCAGAAGGCGCTGGCGATCCCGGCGGTCAGGGACGGTCACGTCGCCCAGGTCGTCGGCCGGGAGCGGATCTCCGCCGTCTCGCCCCCGACCGCGCTCAGCTTCGAGTGGTCCGGCGGCATGCCCGAGCTGATCGAGAAGCTCGCGGCGGCCGTCGGCGACTGACCGGCTCGGCAGCGGCCCGGGGCGGACGAGCGGGTCCGCCCCGGGCCGCTGTACGCTCCCCGCGACAGGCGTCGGCGGACTCCTCCGATCGGGGCGACACCTGCCGATGGGCAGCTCAGCCCGTGCCGACGCGGGACTCTCGGGAGACGGAGGGCGGATGGGGTCGCGAGCGGAGCCTGCCCCGGGCGGCTGGACGGCCGACGACGCATCGCTGCGCATGCTCATCGAGGCCGTCCCGAGCGCCATGGTGCTCGTCGACGCGGACGGGCGCATCGCGCTGGTGAACGCCGAGGCCGAGCGCTCCTTCGGCTACTCCCGCGAGGAGCTGCTCGCCCTCGGCGTCGAGGACCTGATGCCGGCCCGCTTCCGCAGCCGCCACGGCCGCGAGCGCGCGTCGTACGCCGCCCGGCCGGACCGCCGCGCCATGGGCGTGGGCCGCGAGCTGTTCGCGCTGCGGCGCGACGGCACCGAGATGCCGGTCGAGATCGGCCTCAACCCGATCACCGTCGGCGACGAGCGCTACGTCCTCGCCTCGATCATCGACATCACCGAGCGCCTGCGCTGCCAGGAGACGGTGGTGGCGGAGCGCCAGGACGCACTGCAGCGCAGCATCCTCGACGCGATGCCGTTCAGCATCGTCGCCACCGACGCGGCCGGCCGGATCCGCACCGCCAATCCCGCCGCGGCCGCGCTGGTGGGGCGCGACCAGGCCGAGCTGATCGGCCGCTCGCTCGTCGAGATCGACGGCGCCGAGCGCCGGCTCGACCCGAACGGGTCGCCGGTCCTCGCGCACGCGGTGGGGGACGAGACCGAGTGGACCTACCGTCGCAAGGACGGCAGCCTGGTGCCGGTCCACGAGGCGATCGTGCCGCTGGTGCCCGAGGACGGCGCCCCGGAGGGCTTCCTGGTCGTCGCCTACGACATCACGCAGCGGATCGACGCGCGGGAGCGGATCGAGCACATCGCCACCCACGACAGCCTCACCAACCTGCCCAACCGGTCGCTGCTGGTCCGCCACCTCGACCAGGCGCTCGAGCGGGCCGAGCAGGACGCGCTGGAGCTCGCGCTGGTGCTGCTGGACCTCGACCAGTTCAAGCGGATCAACGACTCGCTGGGACACCACATCGGCGACGAGCTGCTCATCGTGGTCGCCGAGCGGCTGCTGGCCTGGACCCGCACCGAGGACCTCGTCGCCCGGCTGGGGGGCGACGAGTTCGTCATCGTGCTCGAGGAGCTGGTCCCGGGCACCGATCTCGACCAGCGGCTCGAGGAGCTCATGGACGTCGTGCTCGCCCCGGTGGTGGTACACGGCTACGAGCTCGCCGTCACGGCCAGCGTCGGCGGGACACGCTTCCCCGCCGACGGCCGCGACCCGGGGACGCTGCTCAAGAACGTCGACATCGCGATGTACCGGGCCAAGGCGTCCGGGCGGAACGCGATCCGCTGGTTCGCGCCGCGGATGCTCGCCGAGAACAACGACCGGCTCGCCCTCTCGGCCGCCCTGCGCCAGGCGCTGGACCAGGACGAGCTGTCGCTGGTCTACCAGCCCCAGGTCGACCTCGCGACCGGCGAGGTCGTCGGCGTCGAGGCGCTCGCCCGCTGGACCAGCCCGAGCCTCGGGTCGGTGCCGCCCGACCGGTTCATCCCGGTCGCCGAGGACGGCGGCATGATCGCCCAGCTCGGCGACTGGGTGCTCTCGACGGCGTGTACGGCGCTCGCCCGCGTCCAGGAGCAGCTCGGCCGGCCGCTGCGGCTCGCGGTCAACGTCTCGCCGCGCCAGCTGCGCGGGCGGGCCTGGCTGGAGGAGATCGCCGCCGCGATCGAGACCGCCGGCATCGAGCCGTCCCAGCTCGAGGTCGAGATCACCGAGGGCCTGCTGATCGAGGACCACGGGGACGTCGTCGCCATGCTCGAGTCGCTGCGCTCGCTCGGCGTCACCATCGTCGTGGACGACTTCGGCCGCGGCTACAGCAGCCTCGCGTACCTGACCCGGTTCCCCATCGACAAGATCAAGATCGACCGCTCGTTCGTGCAGGAGATCAGCACCGCCGAGAACGCCGCCATCGTCGACGCCATCATCGTGATGGCCCACGCCCTCGACATGACGGTGGTCGCCGAGGGCGTCGAGACCGCGGCGCAGGAGCGCTACCTGCTGGACCGTGGGTGCGACGAGGTGCAGGGCTACCTCTACAGCCCCGGCGTCCCCGCCGGCTCGCTGGAGATGGTGACCCGCGCCCTGTCGCGTCAGTAGCTCTTCGGCAGACCCAGCATCTGGGTGCCGATATG harbors:
- a CDS encoding FecCD family ABC transporter permease, with the translated sequence MQTLGDAAALAPEGVVVTTGRSPRVLILVGALVLVLAGVVLSLALGVREVAIGESWRALTDPVAGNVDHAVIRGQRVPRTVIALLAGAALGLAGVLAQGITRNPLADPGLLGLNSGAALGIVLAATAFGVVTPLGAVWFAFAGAAVAAVTVFAIGHGRPVQLALAGATLTALLTPISNLVLFRDVDALNQLRFWAVGALNGRDLDAVAVLWPFIAVGAGIALFVAHRLNGLALGDDVAAALGQSVGTTRAIGGVGIIMLAGAATALAGPIALVGLAVPHAARRLVGTDYRWVVPLCALLGPVMLLTADIVGRLVKADELEAGVVAAIIGAPVLIAVARGRRVAGL
- a CDS encoding FecCD family ABC transporter permease: MSAAMLPVTRIRRRHRLRTLTVVVVGVALCLGLLLMTFGLGKAGVPPSRSFPALLGVGDRFDLLVVRDLRLPRAAAAIVAGVAFGLAGALFQSTLRNNLASPDILGISGGASLGAVTAVVGYGASGSTVNLAAFAGALAAAVAIWLLAWRNGLHGIRFVLVGVGIAYLCGSLIAWRLSEAELREAGTVLLWTVGSVADVRDGTLGILAVGVALLVLLTVPIAREQRALALGDEHAHGLGLGPTRARAMALLIGVALVALATAVAGPVAFVALVSPAIARRLVDDGGPALVASAVVGATLTILSDVVGQYALPGLTAPVGIVTGLVGAPYLLWLLARSERRATA
- a CDS encoding ABC transporter ATP-binding protein encodes the protein MSTAITAEGVCLGYRGHPVIENLDLELPPGRVTAIVGPNACGKSTLLRGLARLHPLSGGRVTVDGQDVGSLSRRELARLLGVLPQSSIAPDGVRVAELVGRGRFPHQGWFGRHTSNDDAVVMRSLEATGVADLADRRLEELSGGQRQRVWIAMVLAQETDAVLLDEPTTYLDVTHQLELLDLLTDLNAERGTTVVMVLHELNYAARYADHMVVMSGGRIAAQGAPGEVLTVDAVREAFGLEAEVIADPVTGGPLVVPKGRTRRGGPVPLS
- a CDS encoding iron-siderophore ABC transporter substrate-binding protein is translated as MTRAFRRSTALVAGLAAVLALAACGQENDDKDAGTTTLEVTDEFPITVEHAFGETVIEEEPQRVATWGWGSTEAAIASGVFPVAIAEQLWTVGKGNLLPWVEEAYDAEGVDHPTLLPDDGSGTTVPYDDFIAAKPDLILAPYSGITEEQYKKLNDIAPTVAYPEAPWTTTWQDTIKITATALGRSAHGDQILEDIDTFLAGEAEKHPEFAGKTIAALYPAPSNISLYTELDPRLAIMTKLGFDIAPSVAKLDTSDGGFYFDMSYEKVDAIDADVVITYFDDDTQAAAFLEDQKALAIPAVRDGHVAQVVGRERISAVSPPTALSFEWSGGMPELIEKLAAAVGD
- a CDS encoding putative bifunctional diguanylate cyclase/phosphodiesterase, with amino-acid sequence MGSRAEPAPGGWTADDASLRMLIEAVPSAMVLVDADGRIALVNAEAERSFGYSREELLALGVEDLMPARFRSRHGRERASYAARPDRRAMGVGRELFALRRDGTEMPVEIGLNPITVGDERYVLASIIDITERLRCQETVVAERQDALQRSILDAMPFSIVATDAAGRIRTANPAAAALVGRDQAELIGRSLVEIDGAERRLDPNGSPVLAHAVGDETEWTYRRKDGSLVPVHEAIVPLVPEDGAPEGFLVVAYDITQRIDARERIEHIATHDSLTNLPNRSLLVRHLDQALERAEQDALELALVLLDLDQFKRINDSLGHHIGDELLIVVAERLLAWTRTEDLVARLGGDEFVIVLEELVPGTDLDQRLEELMDVVLAPVVVHGYELAVTASVGGTRFPADGRDPGTLLKNVDIAMYRAKASGRNAIRWFAPRMLAENNDRLALSAALRQALDQDELSLVYQPQVDLATGEVVGVEALARWTSPSLGSVPPDRFIPVAEDGGMIAQLGDWVLSTACTALARVQEQLGRPLRLAVNVSPRQLRGRAWLEEIAAAIETAGIEPSQLEVEITEGLLIEDHGDVVAMLESLRSLGVTIVVDDFGRGYSSLAYLTRFPIDKIKIDRSFVQEISTAENAAIVDAIIVMAHALDMTVVAEGVETAAQERYLLDRGCDEVQGYLYSPGVPAGSLEMVTRALSRQ